The following coding sequences are from one Diospyros lotus cultivar Yz01 chromosome 7, ASM1463336v1, whole genome shotgun sequence window:
- the LOC127806695 gene encoding receptor-like protein kinase FERONIA isoform X2 has translation MIKGSTLIIPNKMGLYLFFLHLTILVAVTEFAALCYPIQLADDIFAVDCGSSGNSTALDGRQWTGDVASRYIILQGSRGRRKLVSSSPVGKHLIPPPPHPVPYMTAQISRSTFTYTFHVTPGQKFIRLHFYPTEYPGFKRSQAFFTVKAGPYTLLSNFSAALTADVLSLPSFAKEFCVQVEDSQPLILIFSPSSEEAYAFVNGIEIVSIPTGLYHSREGDDPGVLVVGKKFRYPIFLDTSVALETVHRLNVGGSKILPIEDTGMFREWFEDSNYFLESRAMPVTTTIGINYAVIPTYSAPTRVYQTSRSMTRDMQPKERISFTWKVPVDQGFRYLLRFHFCELEYEIKDVGQMEFSIFIDNQIAEANADLIKWAGGNGIAVYRDYMVMMEEDRTAGKRDMTITLSPHKSHDNMGNMEHSGDAILKGLEVFKLSNPDKNLAGVNTVPIAHALTSHNSKPQKVVLGYGIYTIANSLIILLITLNVVVYPLAYLGQESGQEDILSSLPSEGPYRRFSLPELQSATRNFDDGLVIGSGGFGNVYKGLINGGTTTIAIKRMKPMSKQGPNEFQMEIETISKFRHKHLVILLGYCDECNEKILVYEHMEQGALANHLYKKNAKDNGNVCHMPWEQRLKICIGAARGLDYLHTGIQGGVIHRDVKTANILLNKDMVAKVSDFGLCKMGATSHSVSHVSTTVKGTFGYFDPHYFLTRKLTKKSDVYAFGVVLLEVLCGRPAVDLSLEEEQHSLTLWAQGCLKDGKLDEVIDPILTDQLPIPLKSLEVFAEVARKCLHIHPNRRPTMADVVVSLERALAYLQDDRCKDSSTKQVNEDVVPSPSTAVRYTENIPLSKKRAQGKLTKVFHKISTALLPRTVDFGWKNRGQLRHKTTFWHHTGSCWTDKTTISAGNRQSMSTISGSEPYPDGQVLCIPNIRAFSFSELRKATGNFTLDGLLGEGAFGKVYKGWIAEKTPLQNGSSSLIAVKALDSHGPQGFKEWQCEINILSRQSHPNIVKLLGYCCEDKKLLLVYEFMQNGSLENYLFGRWPGCQLPLWEIRLNILRGAARGLAFLHSLEPQIIHRDLKSSNILFDAPGECRMLRERKGEEEEQRKNWRLHIYVCVCVGAFLVILYMLNSSSYFLRQLY, from the exons aTGATCAAAGGAAGTACTTTGATCATTCCCAACAAGATGGGTCTTtacctcttcttcctccatctaACTATTTTGGTGGCTGTCACTGAGTTTGCTGCTCTGTGCTACCCGATACAACTAGCAGATGACATCTTCGCCGTCGACTGCGGCTCCTCTGGCAACTCAACTGCTCTAGATGGCCGGCAATGGACCGGCGACGTTGCTTCCAGATACATCATTTTGCAAGGATCCAGAGGCAGACGCAAATTGGTAAGCTCCTCTCCCGTTGGAAAGCACCtaattcctcctcctcctcatcctgTCCCCTACATGACCGCTCAGATTTCTCGGTCCACATTCACCTACACTTTCCATGTCACTCCGGGCCAAAAATTCATCCGCCTACATTTCTACCCAACTGAATACCCTGGCTTCAAGAGGTCCCAGGCCTTTTTTACTGTAAAAGCGGGTCCCTATACCCTTCTTAGCAACTTCAGTGCTGCCCTCACCGCTGATGTTTTGTCCTTACCATCATTTGCTAAAGAATTTTGCGTACAGGTGGAAGATAGTCAACCATTAATCCTAATTTTCTCTCCATCTTCAGAGGAAGCATATGCTTTTGTCAATGGGATTGAGATTGTCTCGATCCCAACTGGATTATATCATTCCCGTGAGGGTGATGATCCAGGTGTACTAGTCGTTGGCAAGAAATTTAGATACCCGATCTTCTTGGATACAAGCGTTGCACTTGAGACAGTGCATCGGTTAAATGTTGGCGGAAGCAAAATTTTACCCATAGAGGATACTGGCATGTTCCGAGAGTGGTTTGAGGACTCCAATTATTTCTTAGAATCAAGGGCCATGCCAGTTACTACCACAATTGGGATCAACTACGCAGTTATACCCACATACTCTGCTCCTACGAGAGTCTACCAAACGTCCCGGTCAATGACTCGGGACATGCAACCGAAGGAGCGTATCAGTTTTACGTGGAAGGTACCTGTAGATCAAGGATTCAGGTACCTGCTTAGGTTTCATTTCTGTGAGCTTGAGTACGAGATTAAAGATGTTGGCCAAATGGAGTTCAGCATATTCATTGATAATCAGATTGCTGAGGCTAATGCTGACCTTATCAAATGGGCTGGTGGAAATGGCATTGCAGTGTACAGAGACTACATGGTGATGATGGAAGAAGATCGGACAGCGGGCAAGCGCGATATGACAATAACTCTAAGCCCTCACAAGAGCCACGACAACATGGGGAACATGGAACACAGTGGTGATGCAATTCTAAAGGGGCTGGAGGTGTTCAAGTTGAGCAACCCTGACAAGAACCTTGCCGGGGTGAACACGGTTCCCATTGCACATGCTTTGACATCTCATAATTCAAAGCCTCAGAAGGTAGTGCTTGGTTATGGCATTTATACCATTGCAAATAGTCTAATAATTTTGCTCATCACATTGAATGTTGTAGTTTATCCATTGGCCTATTTGGGGCAAGAATCTGGACAAGAAGACATCCTATCATCATTACCTTCGGAAGGGCCATATCGCCGCTTCTCACTTCCTGAGCTCCAATCAGCAACTAGAAACTTTGATGACGGATTGGTCATTGGAAGTGGTGGATTTGGTAACGTTTATAAAGGACTCATTAATGGAGGAACAACCACAATCGCCATTAAGCGGATGAAACCAATGTCTAAGCAAGGCCCAAATGagtttcagatggagattgagACGATTTCTAAATTTCGACACAAGCATCTTGTCATCCTTCTGGGCTACTGTGATGAATGCAATGAGAAGATCCTGGTGTATGAGCATATGGAGCAGGGTGCACTTGCTAATCATCTCTACAAAAAGAATGCTAAAGATAATGGTAATGTTTGTCATATGCCGTGGGAGCAAAGGCTCAAGATTTGCATTGGTGCTGCCCGTGGGTTGGATTACCTCCACACTGGTATTCAGGGTGGTGTCATACATAGAGACGTGAAGACCGCTAACATTTTGTTGAACAAGGACATGGTGGCTAAGGTTTCAGATTTTGGATTATGTAAAATGGGCGCCACAAGCCATTCTGTTTCCCATGTTAGCACAACTGTTAAAGGcacatttggttattttgatccACATTATTTCTTGACCCGCAAACTAACCAAGAAATCAGATGTGTATGCCTTTGGCGTGGTGCTCTTAGAAGTCCTTTGTGGGAGGCCAGCAGTGGATTTAAGCCTCGAGGAGGAGCAACACAGTCTAACCCTTTGGGCTCAAGGCTGCCTCAAAGATGGGAAACTTGATGAAGTTATTGATCCCATTTTGACGGATCAACTACCAATTCCATTAAAAAGCCTTGAGGTGTTCGCAGAAGTTGCTAGGAAATGTCTGCACATTCATCCAAATAGACGCCCTACAATGGCTGATGTTGTGGTGAGCCTTGAGCGTGCATTGGCATACTTACAGGATGATCGGTGCAAGGATTCGTCAACAAAGCAGGTTAACGAGGACGTTGTCCCCAGCCCATCCACTGCAGTGCGGTATACTGAGAACATACCCCTAAGCAAGAAGCGGGCACAGGGAAAGCTCACCAAGGTGTTCCACAAGATCAGTACGGCACTTTTACCCAGAACTGTGGATTTTGGGTGGAAAAATAGGGGACAATTGCGCCACAAAACCACGTTTTGGCACCATACTGGAAGCTGCTGGactg ATAAAACAACCATCTCTGCTGGGAATAGACAAAGCATGTCAACAATTTCTGGCAGTGAGCCATATCCCGATGGGCAGGTCTTATGCATCCCCAATATAAGGGCCTTCAGTTTTTCAGAGTTGAGGAAGGCTACTGGAAATTTCACATTGGATGGATTGTTAGGAGAAGGGGCTTTCGGCAAAGTCTACAAGGGTTGGATTGCAGAGAAGACGCCATTACAGAACGGTAGTAGTTCACTCATTGCCGTCAAGGCGTTGGATTCTCACGGCCCTCAAGGTTTTAAAGAATGGCAG TGTGAGATAAACATCCTAAGTCGTCAGTCCCATCCTAACATTGTTAAGTTATTGGGATATTGTTGTGAGGATAAAAAGCTACTTCTTGTATATGAGTTCATGCAGAATGGCAGTTTGGAAAACTATCTTTTTGGAA GGTGGCCTGGTTGTCAGCTACCTCTATGGGAGATAAGGCTCAATATTTTAAGAGGAGCAGCAAGAGGGCTGGCATTTTTGCACTCATTAGAACCACAAATAATACATAGAGATTTGAAGAGCTCAAATATATTGTTTGATGCT CCAGGAGAGTGCAGAatgttgagagagagaaaaggggaagaagaagaacagaggaAGAACTGGAGAttgcatatatatgtgtgtgtgtgtgtaggtgCCTTTCTAGTGATCTTGTACATGCTGAATTcttcatcatattttttaagaCAACTATATTAA
- the LOC127806695 gene encoding receptor-like protein kinase FERONIA isoform X1: protein MIKGSTLIIPNKMGLYLFFLHLTILVAVTEFAALCYPIQLADDIFAVDCGSSGNSTALDGRQWTGDVASRYIILQGSRGRRKLVSSSPVGKHLIPPPPHPVPYMTAQISRSTFTYTFHVTPGQKFIRLHFYPTEYPGFKRSQAFFTVKAGPYTLLSNFSAALTADVLSLPSFAKEFCVQVEDSQPLILIFSPSSEEAYAFVNGIEIVSIPTGLYHSREGDDPGVLVVGKKFRYPIFLDTSVALETVHRLNVGGSKILPIEDTGMFREWFEDSNYFLESRAMPVTTTIGINYAVIPTYSAPTRVYQTSRSMTRDMQPKERISFTWKVPVDQGFRYLLRFHFCELEYEIKDVGQMEFSIFIDNQIAEANADLIKWAGGNGIAVYRDYMVMMEEDRTAGKRDMTITLSPHKSHDNMGNMEHSGDAILKGLEVFKLSNPDKNLAGVNTVPIAHALTSHNSKPQKVVLGYGIYTIANSLIILLITLNVVVYPLAYLGQESGQEDILSSLPSEGPYRRFSLPELQSATRNFDDGLVIGSGGFGNVYKGLINGGTTTIAIKRMKPMSKQGPNEFQMEIETISKFRHKHLVILLGYCDECNEKILVYEHMEQGALANHLYKKNAKDNGNVCHMPWEQRLKICIGAARGLDYLHTGIQGGVIHRDVKTANILLNKDMVAKVSDFGLCKMGATSHSVSHVSTTVKGTFGYFDPHYFLTRKLTKKSDVYAFGVVLLEVLCGRPAVDLSLEEEQHSLTLWAQGCLKDGKLDEVIDPILTDQLPIPLKSLEVFAEVARKCLHIHPNRRPTMADVVVSLERALAYLQDDRCKDSSTKQVNEDVVPSPSTAVRYTENIPLSKKRAQGKLTKVFHKISTALLPRTVDFGWKNRGQLRHKTTFWHHTGSCWTDKTTISAGNRQSMSTISGSEPYPDGQVLCIPNIRAFSFSELRKATGNFTLDGLLGEGAFGKVYKGWIAEKTPLQNGSSSLIAVKALDSHGPQGFKEWQCEINILSRQSHPNIVKLLGYCCEDKKLLLVYEFMQNGSLENYLFGRWPGCQLPLWEIRLNILRGAARGLAFLHSLEPQIIHRDLKSSNILFDASYNAKIADFGVARLGPATTDETHVSTRVVGTPGYAAPEYIATGQLRAASDVYAIGVIMAEMLTGLQANKVFRGEILADRVRPYFDGRRKFESILDGRMKGMYPAKVVWNVAQLSLKCLQREPKRRPSMQQVVEILESV, encoded by the exons aTGATCAAAGGAAGTACTTTGATCATTCCCAACAAGATGGGTCTTtacctcttcttcctccatctaACTATTTTGGTGGCTGTCACTGAGTTTGCTGCTCTGTGCTACCCGATACAACTAGCAGATGACATCTTCGCCGTCGACTGCGGCTCCTCTGGCAACTCAACTGCTCTAGATGGCCGGCAATGGACCGGCGACGTTGCTTCCAGATACATCATTTTGCAAGGATCCAGAGGCAGACGCAAATTGGTAAGCTCCTCTCCCGTTGGAAAGCACCtaattcctcctcctcctcatcctgTCCCCTACATGACCGCTCAGATTTCTCGGTCCACATTCACCTACACTTTCCATGTCACTCCGGGCCAAAAATTCATCCGCCTACATTTCTACCCAACTGAATACCCTGGCTTCAAGAGGTCCCAGGCCTTTTTTACTGTAAAAGCGGGTCCCTATACCCTTCTTAGCAACTTCAGTGCTGCCCTCACCGCTGATGTTTTGTCCTTACCATCATTTGCTAAAGAATTTTGCGTACAGGTGGAAGATAGTCAACCATTAATCCTAATTTTCTCTCCATCTTCAGAGGAAGCATATGCTTTTGTCAATGGGATTGAGATTGTCTCGATCCCAACTGGATTATATCATTCCCGTGAGGGTGATGATCCAGGTGTACTAGTCGTTGGCAAGAAATTTAGATACCCGATCTTCTTGGATACAAGCGTTGCACTTGAGACAGTGCATCGGTTAAATGTTGGCGGAAGCAAAATTTTACCCATAGAGGATACTGGCATGTTCCGAGAGTGGTTTGAGGACTCCAATTATTTCTTAGAATCAAGGGCCATGCCAGTTACTACCACAATTGGGATCAACTACGCAGTTATACCCACATACTCTGCTCCTACGAGAGTCTACCAAACGTCCCGGTCAATGACTCGGGACATGCAACCGAAGGAGCGTATCAGTTTTACGTGGAAGGTACCTGTAGATCAAGGATTCAGGTACCTGCTTAGGTTTCATTTCTGTGAGCTTGAGTACGAGATTAAAGATGTTGGCCAAATGGAGTTCAGCATATTCATTGATAATCAGATTGCTGAGGCTAATGCTGACCTTATCAAATGGGCTGGTGGAAATGGCATTGCAGTGTACAGAGACTACATGGTGATGATGGAAGAAGATCGGACAGCGGGCAAGCGCGATATGACAATAACTCTAAGCCCTCACAAGAGCCACGACAACATGGGGAACATGGAACACAGTGGTGATGCAATTCTAAAGGGGCTGGAGGTGTTCAAGTTGAGCAACCCTGACAAGAACCTTGCCGGGGTGAACACGGTTCCCATTGCACATGCTTTGACATCTCATAATTCAAAGCCTCAGAAGGTAGTGCTTGGTTATGGCATTTATACCATTGCAAATAGTCTAATAATTTTGCTCATCACATTGAATGTTGTAGTTTATCCATTGGCCTATTTGGGGCAAGAATCTGGACAAGAAGACATCCTATCATCATTACCTTCGGAAGGGCCATATCGCCGCTTCTCACTTCCTGAGCTCCAATCAGCAACTAGAAACTTTGATGACGGATTGGTCATTGGAAGTGGTGGATTTGGTAACGTTTATAAAGGACTCATTAATGGAGGAACAACCACAATCGCCATTAAGCGGATGAAACCAATGTCTAAGCAAGGCCCAAATGagtttcagatggagattgagACGATTTCTAAATTTCGACACAAGCATCTTGTCATCCTTCTGGGCTACTGTGATGAATGCAATGAGAAGATCCTGGTGTATGAGCATATGGAGCAGGGTGCACTTGCTAATCATCTCTACAAAAAGAATGCTAAAGATAATGGTAATGTTTGTCATATGCCGTGGGAGCAAAGGCTCAAGATTTGCATTGGTGCTGCCCGTGGGTTGGATTACCTCCACACTGGTATTCAGGGTGGTGTCATACATAGAGACGTGAAGACCGCTAACATTTTGTTGAACAAGGACATGGTGGCTAAGGTTTCAGATTTTGGATTATGTAAAATGGGCGCCACAAGCCATTCTGTTTCCCATGTTAGCACAACTGTTAAAGGcacatttggttattttgatccACATTATTTCTTGACCCGCAAACTAACCAAGAAATCAGATGTGTATGCCTTTGGCGTGGTGCTCTTAGAAGTCCTTTGTGGGAGGCCAGCAGTGGATTTAAGCCTCGAGGAGGAGCAACACAGTCTAACCCTTTGGGCTCAAGGCTGCCTCAAAGATGGGAAACTTGATGAAGTTATTGATCCCATTTTGACGGATCAACTACCAATTCCATTAAAAAGCCTTGAGGTGTTCGCAGAAGTTGCTAGGAAATGTCTGCACATTCATCCAAATAGACGCCCTACAATGGCTGATGTTGTGGTGAGCCTTGAGCGTGCATTGGCATACTTACAGGATGATCGGTGCAAGGATTCGTCAACAAAGCAGGTTAACGAGGACGTTGTCCCCAGCCCATCCACTGCAGTGCGGTATACTGAGAACATACCCCTAAGCAAGAAGCGGGCACAGGGAAAGCTCACCAAGGTGTTCCACAAGATCAGTACGGCACTTTTACCCAGAACTGTGGATTTTGGGTGGAAAAATAGGGGACAATTGCGCCACAAAACCACGTTTTGGCACCATACTGGAAGCTGCTGGactg ATAAAACAACCATCTCTGCTGGGAATAGACAAAGCATGTCAACAATTTCTGGCAGTGAGCCATATCCCGATGGGCAGGTCTTATGCATCCCCAATATAAGGGCCTTCAGTTTTTCAGAGTTGAGGAAGGCTACTGGAAATTTCACATTGGATGGATTGTTAGGAGAAGGGGCTTTCGGCAAAGTCTACAAGGGTTGGATTGCAGAGAAGACGCCATTACAGAACGGTAGTAGTTCACTCATTGCCGTCAAGGCGTTGGATTCTCACGGCCCTCAAGGTTTTAAAGAATGGCAG TGTGAGATAAACATCCTAAGTCGTCAGTCCCATCCTAACATTGTTAAGTTATTGGGATATTGTTGTGAGGATAAAAAGCTACTTCTTGTATATGAGTTCATGCAGAATGGCAGTTTGGAAAACTATCTTTTTGGAA GGTGGCCTGGTTGTCAGCTACCTCTATGGGAGATAAGGCTCAATATTTTAAGAGGAGCAGCAAGAGGGCTGGCATTTTTGCACTCATTAGAACCACAAATAATACATAGAGATTTGAAGAGCTCAAATATATTGTTTGATGCT TCCTACAATGCCAAGATCGCGGACTTTGGTGTGGCTAGACTTGGTCCTGCAACTACTGATGAAACACATGTGTCAACACGGGTTGTGGGCACACCTGGCTATGCTGCTCCAGAGTATATTGCCACAG GGCAACTACGTGCGGCTAGCGACGTGTATGCTATTGGTGTTATAATGGCTGAGATGCTAACAGGCTTGCAAGCAAATAAAGTTTTCCGTGGGGAGATTCTGGCTGATCGGGTCCGGCCATATTTCGATGGGAGAAGAAAGTTTGAAAGTATTTTGGACGGCCGAATGAAAGGGATGTATCCTGCCAAAGTTGTATGGAACGTCGCTCAGCTTAGTCTAAAATGTCTTCAACGTGAACCCAAAAGAAGGCCATCAATGCAACAAGTGGTGGAGATACTGGAGAGCGTTTAA
- the LOC127806695 gene encoding receptor-like protein kinase FERONIA isoform X3, protein MIKGSTLIIPNKMGLYLFFLHLTILVAVTEFAALCYPIQLADDIFAVDCGSSGNSTALDGRQWTGDVASRYIILQGSRGRRKLVSSSPVGKHLIPPPPHPVPYMTAQISRSTFTYTFHVTPGQKFIRLHFYPTEYPGFKRSQAFFTVKAGPYTLLSNFSAALTADVLSLPSFAKEFCVQVEDSQPLILIFSPSSEEAYAFVNGIEIVSIPTGLYHSREGDDPGVLVVGKKFRYPIFLDTSVALETVHRLNVGGSKILPIEDTGMFREWFEDSNYFLESRAMPVTTTIGINYAVIPTYSAPTRVYQTSRSMTRDMQPKERISFTWKVPVDQGFRYLLRFHFCELEYEIKDVGQMEFSIFIDNQIAEANADLIKWAGGNGIAVYRDYMVMMEEDRTAGKRDMTITLSPHKSHDNMGNMEHSGDAILKGLEVFKLSNPDKNLAGVNTVPIAHALTSHNSKPQKVVLGYGIYTIANSLIILLITLNVVVYPLAYLGQESGQEDILSSLPSEGPYRRFSLPELQSATRNFDDGLVIGSGGFGNVYKGLINGGTTTIAIKRMKPMSKQGPNEFQMEIETISKFRHKHLVILLGYCDECNEKILVYEHMEQGALANHLYKKNAKDNGNVCHMPWEQRLKICIGAARGLDYLHTGIQGGVIHRDVKTANILLNKDMVAKVSDFGLCKMGATSHSVSHVSTTVKGTFGYFDPHYFLTRKLTKKSDVYAFGVVLLEVLCGRPAVDLSLEEEQHSLTLWAQGCLKDGKLDEVIDPILTDQLPIPLKSLEVFAEVARKCLHIHPNRRPTMADVVVSLERALAYLQDDRCKDSSTKQVNEDVVPSPSTAVRYTENIPLSKKRAQGKLTKVFHKISTALLPRTVDFGWKNRGQLRHKTTFWHHTGSCWTDKTTISAGNRQSMSTISGSEPYPDGQVLCIPNIRAFSFSELRKATGNFTLDGLLGEGAFGKVYKGWIAEKTPLQNGSSSLIAVKALDSHGPQGFKEWQCEINILSRQSHPNIVKLLGYCCEDKKLLLVYEFMQNGSLENYLFGRWPGCQLPLWEIRLNILRGAARGLAFLHSLEPQIIHRDLKSSNILFDAKGGLILA, encoded by the exons aTGATCAAAGGAAGTACTTTGATCATTCCCAACAAGATGGGTCTTtacctcttcttcctccatctaACTATTTTGGTGGCTGTCACTGAGTTTGCTGCTCTGTGCTACCCGATACAACTAGCAGATGACATCTTCGCCGTCGACTGCGGCTCCTCTGGCAACTCAACTGCTCTAGATGGCCGGCAATGGACCGGCGACGTTGCTTCCAGATACATCATTTTGCAAGGATCCAGAGGCAGACGCAAATTGGTAAGCTCCTCTCCCGTTGGAAAGCACCtaattcctcctcctcctcatcctgTCCCCTACATGACCGCTCAGATTTCTCGGTCCACATTCACCTACACTTTCCATGTCACTCCGGGCCAAAAATTCATCCGCCTACATTTCTACCCAACTGAATACCCTGGCTTCAAGAGGTCCCAGGCCTTTTTTACTGTAAAAGCGGGTCCCTATACCCTTCTTAGCAACTTCAGTGCTGCCCTCACCGCTGATGTTTTGTCCTTACCATCATTTGCTAAAGAATTTTGCGTACAGGTGGAAGATAGTCAACCATTAATCCTAATTTTCTCTCCATCTTCAGAGGAAGCATATGCTTTTGTCAATGGGATTGAGATTGTCTCGATCCCAACTGGATTATATCATTCCCGTGAGGGTGATGATCCAGGTGTACTAGTCGTTGGCAAGAAATTTAGATACCCGATCTTCTTGGATACAAGCGTTGCACTTGAGACAGTGCATCGGTTAAATGTTGGCGGAAGCAAAATTTTACCCATAGAGGATACTGGCATGTTCCGAGAGTGGTTTGAGGACTCCAATTATTTCTTAGAATCAAGGGCCATGCCAGTTACTACCACAATTGGGATCAACTACGCAGTTATACCCACATACTCTGCTCCTACGAGAGTCTACCAAACGTCCCGGTCAATGACTCGGGACATGCAACCGAAGGAGCGTATCAGTTTTACGTGGAAGGTACCTGTAGATCAAGGATTCAGGTACCTGCTTAGGTTTCATTTCTGTGAGCTTGAGTACGAGATTAAAGATGTTGGCCAAATGGAGTTCAGCATATTCATTGATAATCAGATTGCTGAGGCTAATGCTGACCTTATCAAATGGGCTGGTGGAAATGGCATTGCAGTGTACAGAGACTACATGGTGATGATGGAAGAAGATCGGACAGCGGGCAAGCGCGATATGACAATAACTCTAAGCCCTCACAAGAGCCACGACAACATGGGGAACATGGAACACAGTGGTGATGCAATTCTAAAGGGGCTGGAGGTGTTCAAGTTGAGCAACCCTGACAAGAACCTTGCCGGGGTGAACACGGTTCCCATTGCACATGCTTTGACATCTCATAATTCAAAGCCTCAGAAGGTAGTGCTTGGTTATGGCATTTATACCATTGCAAATAGTCTAATAATTTTGCTCATCACATTGAATGTTGTAGTTTATCCATTGGCCTATTTGGGGCAAGAATCTGGACAAGAAGACATCCTATCATCATTACCTTCGGAAGGGCCATATCGCCGCTTCTCACTTCCTGAGCTCCAATCAGCAACTAGAAACTTTGATGACGGATTGGTCATTGGAAGTGGTGGATTTGGTAACGTTTATAAAGGACTCATTAATGGAGGAACAACCACAATCGCCATTAAGCGGATGAAACCAATGTCTAAGCAAGGCCCAAATGagtttcagatggagattgagACGATTTCTAAATTTCGACACAAGCATCTTGTCATCCTTCTGGGCTACTGTGATGAATGCAATGAGAAGATCCTGGTGTATGAGCATATGGAGCAGGGTGCACTTGCTAATCATCTCTACAAAAAGAATGCTAAAGATAATGGTAATGTTTGTCATATGCCGTGGGAGCAAAGGCTCAAGATTTGCATTGGTGCTGCCCGTGGGTTGGATTACCTCCACACTGGTATTCAGGGTGGTGTCATACATAGAGACGTGAAGACCGCTAACATTTTGTTGAACAAGGACATGGTGGCTAAGGTTTCAGATTTTGGATTATGTAAAATGGGCGCCACAAGCCATTCTGTTTCCCATGTTAGCACAACTGTTAAAGGcacatttggttattttgatccACATTATTTCTTGACCCGCAAACTAACCAAGAAATCAGATGTGTATGCCTTTGGCGTGGTGCTCTTAGAAGTCCTTTGTGGGAGGCCAGCAGTGGATTTAAGCCTCGAGGAGGAGCAACACAGTCTAACCCTTTGGGCTCAAGGCTGCCTCAAAGATGGGAAACTTGATGAAGTTATTGATCCCATTTTGACGGATCAACTACCAATTCCATTAAAAAGCCTTGAGGTGTTCGCAGAAGTTGCTAGGAAATGTCTGCACATTCATCCAAATAGACGCCCTACAATGGCTGATGTTGTGGTGAGCCTTGAGCGTGCATTGGCATACTTACAGGATGATCGGTGCAAGGATTCGTCAACAAAGCAGGTTAACGAGGACGTTGTCCCCAGCCCATCCACTGCAGTGCGGTATACTGAGAACATACCCCTAAGCAAGAAGCGGGCACAGGGAAAGCTCACCAAGGTGTTCCACAAGATCAGTACGGCACTTTTACCCAGAACTGTGGATTTTGGGTGGAAAAATAGGGGACAATTGCGCCACAAAACCACGTTTTGGCACCATACTGGAAGCTGCTGGactg ATAAAACAACCATCTCTGCTGGGAATAGACAAAGCATGTCAACAATTTCTGGCAGTGAGCCATATCCCGATGGGCAGGTCTTATGCATCCCCAATATAAGGGCCTTCAGTTTTTCAGAGTTGAGGAAGGCTACTGGAAATTTCACATTGGATGGATTGTTAGGAGAAGGGGCTTTCGGCAAAGTCTACAAGGGTTGGATTGCAGAGAAGACGCCATTACAGAACGGTAGTAGTTCACTCATTGCCGTCAAGGCGTTGGATTCTCACGGCCCTCAAGGTTTTAAAGAATGGCAG TGTGAGATAAACATCCTAAGTCGTCAGTCCCATCCTAACATTGTTAAGTTATTGGGATATTGTTGTGAGGATAAAAAGCTACTTCTTGTATATGAGTTCATGCAGAATGGCAGTTTGGAAAACTATCTTTTTGGAA GGTGGCCTGGTTGTCAGCTACCTCTATGGGAGATAAGGCTCAATATTTTAAGAGGAGCAGCAAGAGGGCTGGCATTTTTGCACTCATTAGAACCACAAATAATACATAGAGATTTGAAGAGCTCAAATATATTGTTTGATGCT AAAGGAGGTCTTATATTGGCCTAA